In Populus trichocarpa isolate Nisqually-1 chromosome 16, P.trichocarpa_v4.1, whole genome shotgun sequence, a genomic segment contains:
- the LOC7469925 gene encoding sucrose-phosphatase 1 isoform X1: MMKRLNAPARLMIVSDLDHTMVDHHDPENMSLLRFNALWEACYRHDSLLVFSTGRSRTLYKQLRKEKPMLTPDITIMSVGTEITYGTSMVPDDGWVEVLNQKWDRNTVTEETSKFSELTLQSETEQRPHKVSFYVDKDKAQDVTKALSEIFAKRGLDVKIIYSGGMDLDILPQGAGKGQALAYLHKKFKAEGKLPTNTLVCGDSGNDAELFSIPDVHGVMVSNAQEELLQWHAENAKGNPKIIHATERCAAGIIQAIGHFNLGPNTSPRDITNFSDSELENVSASSEIVKFFLFYERWRRAEVENCEIYLASVKADCDASGILVHPSGAELPLCGAITGMRNYYGDKQGQQFRVWVDRVLSTQTGLDTWLVKFNKWELSGDEQQGCVITCIINMKKDGVSRATYMHVHETWLEGSGAKDQSTWLF; encoded by the exons ATGATGAAGAGGCTCAATGCTCCTGCTCGCCTCATGATAGTTTCTGATCTTGATCATACAATG GTCGATCATCATGATCCGGAGAACATGTCTCTTCTTAGGTTCAATGCATTATGGGAGGCCTGTTATCGTCATGATTCTCTGCTAGTTTTCTCCACTGGAAGATCACGTACGCTTTACAAGCAGTTGAGAAAAGAGAAACCCATGTTAACACCTGATATAACCATAATGTCCGTGGGGACTGAGATCACGTATGGCACCTCTATGGTGCCTGATGATGGTTGGGTGGAAGTTTTGAATCAGAAATGGGATAGGAACACAGTCACCGAGGAAACGAGCAAGTTTTCAGAACTTACTCTTCAG TCAGAAACTGAGCAACGGCCTCACAAGGTCAGCTTTTATGTTGATAAAGACAAGGCTCAGGACGTGACAAAGGCCCTCTCAGAGATATTTGCAAAACGCGGG ttggatgtcaaaattatttatagtgGTGGAATGGACTTGGATATACTACCCCAAGGTGCTGGCAAAGGGCAAGCTCTTGCATACTTACATAAGAAATTTAAGGCTGAGGGAAAACTACCTACCAATACTCTTGTTTGTGGTGATTCTGGAAATGATGCTGAGCTGTTCAGCATTCCAGATGTACATGGAGTGATG GTTAGCAATGCACAAGAAGAGTTGTTGCAGTGGCATGCTGAAAATGCTAAAGGcaatccaaaaataattcaTGCGACTGAGAGGTGTGCGGCTGGCATCATACAAGCCATTGGTCATTTTAACCTTGGTCCCAATACTTCTCCAAGAGATATAACCAACTTTTCAGACTCTGAGTTGGAAAATGTCAGTGCCAGTAGCGAAATAGTGAAGTTTTTCTTGTTCTATGAAAGATGGAGGCGTGCAGAGGTTGAGAACTGTGAGATATATTTGGCAAGCGTGAAAGCTGATTGT GATGCATCTGGTATTCTTGTCCATCCATCTGGTGCTGAACTTCCTCTTTGTGGTGCTATAACTGGAATGAGGAACTACTATGGTGACAAACAGGGCCAACAATTTCGGGTATGGGTGGATCGGGTACTATCTACACAGACTGGCCTGGATACATGGCTGGTAAAGTTCAACAAGTGGGAATTATCTG GTGATGAGCAGCAAGGTTGTGTGATCACATGTATAATAAACATGAAG AAGGACGGTGTTTCCAGGGCAACTTATATGCATGTGCATGAAACATGGCTGGAAGGATCAGGAGCTAAAGATCAATCAACCTGGCTGTTCTAG
- the LOC7488070 gene encoding prolycopene isomerase, chloroplastic isoform X2, which translates to MSLGFKNSLFFGQFNTVQLGSSKSRSQKHRILSIEPVRTSVLDGYIVPRNIKGKIDNLGKVKLNKDFVLRSKSVLTVDKEVDVDGNGGLGRERSNYDAIVIGSGIGGLVAATQLAVKGAKVLVLEKYVIPGGSSGYYERDGYTFDVGSSVMFGFSDKGNLNLITQALAAVGCEMEVIPDPTTVHFHLPNDLSVQVHREYIDFISELAAKFPHEKDGILKFYGECWKIFNALNSLELKSLEEPIYLFGQFFQKPLECLTLAYYLPQNAGDIARKYIKDPQLLSFIDAECFIVSTVNALQTPMINAAMVLCDRHFGGINYPVGGVGGIAKSLSKGLVDQGSEILYRANVTNIILEHGKAVGVRLSDGREFFGKTIISNATRWDTFGKLLKGETLPKEEENFQKVYVKAPSFLSIHMGVKAEVLPPDTDCHHFVLEDDWARLEEPYGSIFLSIPTILDSSLAPEGHHILHIFTTSSIEDWEGLSTKDYEAKKKVAADEIISRLEKKLFPGIRSSIAFMEVGSPKTHRRYLARDKGTYGPMPRRTPKGLLGMPFNTTAVDGLYCVGDSCFPGQGVIAVAFSGVMCAHRVAADIGIEKKSPVLDAALLRLLGWLRTLA; encoded by the exons ATGAGTTTAGGATTCAAGAATTCCCTATTTTTTGGCCAGTTCAATACTGTCCAGTTAGGAAGTTCCAAATCCAGAAGCCAAAAACATAGGATTCTGTCTATAGAACCTGTCCGAACCTCAGTTCTCGATGGTTATATTGTACCCAGAAACATAAAAGGCAAAATTGACAATCTTGGTAAAGTAAAGTTGAATAAGGACTTTGTTTTGAGGTCAAAGTCAGTGTTGACTGTGGATAAAGAGGTGGATGTTGATGGAAATGGAGGGTTGGGCAGAGAGAGGAGCAATTACGATGCAATtgttattgggtctggtatcGGTGGGTTGGTTGCTGCTACACAGTTGGCAGTGAAGGGAGCTAAAGTTTTGGTCTTGGAGAAGTATGTGATTCCTGGTGGGAGTTCTGGGTATTATGAGAGGGATGGATATACTTTTGATGTTGGCTCTTCTGTTATGTTTGGTTTCAGTGATAAG GGCAACCTAAATTTGATAACACAGGCATTGGCAGCAGTTGGCTGTGAAATGGAGGTGATTCCTGACCCAACTACTGTCCATTTTCATCTACCCAATGACCTTTCTGTTCAAGTTCACAGAGAGTACATCGACTTCATCTCAGAACTTGCTGCTAAATTTCCCCATGAAAAGGATGGGATCCTTAAATTCTACGGTGAATGCTGGAAG ATATTCAATGCCTTGAACTCTCTGGAACTGAAGTCACTTGAGGAGCCAATCTACCTGTTTGGacaattttttcagaaacctcTTGAATGCTTGACACTgg CTTATTATCTACCTCAAAATGCTGGAGATATTGCTCGAAAGTACATAAAGGATCCTCAGTTATTGTCTTTCATTGATGCAGAG TGTTTCATAGTGAGCACAGTCAATGCTTTGCAGACTCCAATGATCAATGCGGCCATG GTTCTATGTGATAGGCATtttggagggatcaattacccTGTTGGTGGGGTTGGTGGAATTGCGAAGTCCTTATCAAAAGGTCTGGTTGATCAGGGCAGTGAAATACTTTACAGGGCAAATGTGACCAACATCATTCTTGAGCATGGAAAGGCT GTAGGAGTAAGGCTTTCAGATGGAAGGGAGTTCTTTGGAAAAACCATAATCTCAAATGCTACTAGATGGGATACCTTCG GGAAGTTGTTAAAAGGAGAAACCcttccaaaagaagaagaaaatttccAAAAAGTTTATGTTAAGGCTCCATCTTTTCTTTCCATTCATATGGGTGTTAAAGCCGAGGTTCTACCACCAGATACAGATTGCCACCACTTTGTGCTTGAG GATGACTGGGCAAGATTAGAGGAGCCTTATGGAAGCATATTTCTAAGCATTCCAACTATTCTTGATTCGTCATTGGCTCCGGAAGGCCATCATATACTTCACATATTTACAACATCTTCCATTGAAGACTGGGAG GGACTCTCGACAAAGGACTATGAGGCCAAGAAGAAGGTTGCGGCTGATGAGATTATAAGCAGATTGGAGAAGAAACTTTTTCCAGGGATCAGATCATCAATTGCTTTCATGGAG GTGGGTTCACCCAAGACACACAGGCGGTACCTGGCTCGTGATAAGGGTACTTATGGACCCATGCCACGCAGAACTCCTAAAGGTTTATTGGGAATGCCATTCAATACGACA GCTGTAGATGGTCTTTACTGTGTTGGCGATAGCTGCTTTCCAGGACAGGGCGTGATAGCTGTAGCTTTTTCAGGAGTAATGTGTGCTCATCGAGTAGCTGCTGATATTG GCATTGAGAAAAAGTCTCCTGTACTGGATGCTGCTCTCCTTCGGCTTCTTGGCTGGTTAAGGACCTTGGCATGA
- the LOC7488070 gene encoding prolycopene isomerase, chloroplastic isoform X1 — protein MSLGFKNSLFFGQFNTVQLGSSKSRSQKHRILSIEPVRTSVLDGYIVPRNIKGKIDNLGKVKLNKDFVLRSKSVLTVDKEVDVDGNGGLGRERSNYDAIVIGSGIGGLVAATQLAVKGAKVLVLEKYVIPGGSSGYYERDGYTFDVGSSVMFGFSDKGNLNLITQALAAVGCEMEVIPDPTTVHFHLPNDLSVQVHREYIDFISELAAKFPHEKDGILKFYGECWKIFNALNSLELKSLEEPIYLFGQFFQKPLECLTLAYYLPQNAGDIARKYIKDPQLLSFIDAECFIVSTVNALQTPMINAAMVLCDRHFGGINYPVGGVGGIAKSLSKGLVDQGSEILYRANVTNIILEHGKAVGVRLSDGREFFGKTIISNATRWDTFGKLLKGETLPKEEENFQKVYVKAPSFLSIHMGVKAEVLPPDTDCHHFVLEDDWARLEEPYGSIFLSIPTILDSSLAPEGHHILHIFTTSSIEDWEGLSTKDYEAKKKVAADEIISRLEKKLFPGIRSSIAFMEYMESWQVGSPKTHRRYLARDKGTYGPMPRRTPKGLLGMPFNTTAVDGLYCVGDSCFPGQGVIAVAFSGVMCAHRVAADIGIEKKSPVLDAALLRLLGWLRTLA, from the exons ATGAGTTTAGGATTCAAGAATTCCCTATTTTTTGGCCAGTTCAATACTGTCCAGTTAGGAAGTTCCAAATCCAGAAGCCAAAAACATAGGATTCTGTCTATAGAACCTGTCCGAACCTCAGTTCTCGATGGTTATATTGTACCCAGAAACATAAAAGGCAAAATTGACAATCTTGGTAAAGTAAAGTTGAATAAGGACTTTGTTTTGAGGTCAAAGTCAGTGTTGACTGTGGATAAAGAGGTGGATGTTGATGGAAATGGAGGGTTGGGCAGAGAGAGGAGCAATTACGATGCAATtgttattgggtctggtatcGGTGGGTTGGTTGCTGCTACACAGTTGGCAGTGAAGGGAGCTAAAGTTTTGGTCTTGGAGAAGTATGTGATTCCTGGTGGGAGTTCTGGGTATTATGAGAGGGATGGATATACTTTTGATGTTGGCTCTTCTGTTATGTTTGGTTTCAGTGATAAG GGCAACCTAAATTTGATAACACAGGCATTGGCAGCAGTTGGCTGTGAAATGGAGGTGATTCCTGACCCAACTACTGTCCATTTTCATCTACCCAATGACCTTTCTGTTCAAGTTCACAGAGAGTACATCGACTTCATCTCAGAACTTGCTGCTAAATTTCCCCATGAAAAGGATGGGATCCTTAAATTCTACGGTGAATGCTGGAAG ATATTCAATGCCTTGAACTCTCTGGAACTGAAGTCACTTGAGGAGCCAATCTACCTGTTTGGacaattttttcagaaacctcTTGAATGCTTGACACTgg CTTATTATCTACCTCAAAATGCTGGAGATATTGCTCGAAAGTACATAAAGGATCCTCAGTTATTGTCTTTCATTGATGCAGAG TGTTTCATAGTGAGCACAGTCAATGCTTTGCAGACTCCAATGATCAATGCGGCCATG GTTCTATGTGATAGGCATtttggagggatcaattacccTGTTGGTGGGGTTGGTGGAATTGCGAAGTCCTTATCAAAAGGTCTGGTTGATCAGGGCAGTGAAATACTTTACAGGGCAAATGTGACCAACATCATTCTTGAGCATGGAAAGGCT GTAGGAGTAAGGCTTTCAGATGGAAGGGAGTTCTTTGGAAAAACCATAATCTCAAATGCTACTAGATGGGATACCTTCG GGAAGTTGTTAAAAGGAGAAACCcttccaaaagaagaagaaaatttccAAAAAGTTTATGTTAAGGCTCCATCTTTTCTTTCCATTCATATGGGTGTTAAAGCCGAGGTTCTACCACCAGATACAGATTGCCACCACTTTGTGCTTGAG GATGACTGGGCAAGATTAGAGGAGCCTTATGGAAGCATATTTCTAAGCATTCCAACTATTCTTGATTCGTCATTGGCTCCGGAAGGCCATCATATACTTCACATATTTACAACATCTTCCATTGAAGACTGGGAG GGACTCTCGACAAAGGACTATGAGGCCAAGAAGAAGGTTGCGGCTGATGAGATTATAAGCAGATTGGAGAAGAAACTTTTTCCAGGGATCAGATCATCAATTGCTTTCATGGAG TACATGGAATCCTGGCAGGTGGGTTCACCCAAGACACACAGGCGGTACCTGGCTCGTGATAAGGGTACTTATGGACCCATGCCACGCAGAACTCCTAAAGGTTTATTGGGAATGCCATTCAATACGACA GCTGTAGATGGTCTTTACTGTGTTGGCGATAGCTGCTTTCCAGGACAGGGCGTGATAGCTGTAGCTTTTTCAGGAGTAATGTGTGCTCATCGAGTAGCTGCTGATATTG GCATTGAGAAAAAGTCTCCTGTACTGGATGCTGCTCTCCTTCGGCTTCTTGGCTGGTTAAGGACCTTGGCATGA
- the LOC7488070 gene encoding prolycopene isomerase, chloroplastic isoform X3 — protein sequence MDILLMLALLLCLVSVIRSGNLNLITQALAAVGCEMEVIPDPTTVHFHLPNDLSVQVHREYIDFISELAAKFPHEKDGILKFYGECWKIFNALNSLELKSLEEPIYLFGQFFQKPLECLTLAYYLPQNAGDIARKYIKDPQLLSFIDAECFIVSTVNALQTPMINAAMVLCDRHFGGINYPVGGVGGIAKSLSKGLVDQGSEILYRANVTNIILEHGKAVGVRLSDGREFFGKTIISNATRWDTFGKLLKGETLPKEEENFQKVYVKAPSFLSIHMGVKAEVLPPDTDCHHFVLEDDWARLEEPYGSIFLSIPTILDSSLAPEGHHILHIFTTSSIEDWEGLSTKDYEAKKKVAADEIISRLEKKLFPGIRSSIAFMEVGSPKTHRRYLARDKGTYGPMPRRTPKGLLGMPFNTTAVDGLYCVGDSCFPGQGVIAVAFSGVMCAHRVAADIGIEKKSPVLDAALLRLLGWLRTLA from the exons ATGGATATACTTTTGATGTTGGCTCTTCTGTTATGTTTGGTTTCAGTGATAAGGTCA GGCAACCTAAATTTGATAACACAGGCATTGGCAGCAGTTGGCTGTGAAATGGAGGTGATTCCTGACCCAACTACTGTCCATTTTCATCTACCCAATGACCTTTCTGTTCAAGTTCACAGAGAGTACATCGACTTCATCTCAGAACTTGCTGCTAAATTTCCCCATGAAAAGGATGGGATCCTTAAATTCTACGGTGAATGCTGGAAG ATATTCAATGCCTTGAACTCTCTGGAACTGAAGTCACTTGAGGAGCCAATCTACCTGTTTGGacaattttttcagaaacctcTTGAATGCTTGACACTgg CTTATTATCTACCTCAAAATGCTGGAGATATTGCTCGAAAGTACATAAAGGATCCTCAGTTATTGTCTTTCATTGATGCAGAG TGTTTCATAGTGAGCACAGTCAATGCTTTGCAGACTCCAATGATCAATGCGGCCATG GTTCTATGTGATAGGCATtttggagggatcaattacccTGTTGGTGGGGTTGGTGGAATTGCGAAGTCCTTATCAAAAGGTCTGGTTGATCAGGGCAGTGAAATACTTTACAGGGCAAATGTGACCAACATCATTCTTGAGCATGGAAAGGCT GTAGGAGTAAGGCTTTCAGATGGAAGGGAGTTCTTTGGAAAAACCATAATCTCAAATGCTACTAGATGGGATACCTTCG GGAAGTTGTTAAAAGGAGAAACCcttccaaaagaagaagaaaatttccAAAAAGTTTATGTTAAGGCTCCATCTTTTCTTTCCATTCATATGGGTGTTAAAGCCGAGGTTCTACCACCAGATACAGATTGCCACCACTTTGTGCTTGAG GATGACTGGGCAAGATTAGAGGAGCCTTATGGAAGCATATTTCTAAGCATTCCAACTATTCTTGATTCGTCATTGGCTCCGGAAGGCCATCATATACTTCACATATTTACAACATCTTCCATTGAAGACTGGGAG GGACTCTCGACAAAGGACTATGAGGCCAAGAAGAAGGTTGCGGCTGATGAGATTATAAGCAGATTGGAGAAGAAACTTTTTCCAGGGATCAGATCATCAATTGCTTTCATGGAG GTGGGTTCACCCAAGACACACAGGCGGTACCTGGCTCGTGATAAGGGTACTTATGGACCCATGCCACGCAGAACTCCTAAAGGTTTATTGGGAATGCCATTCAATACGACA GCTGTAGATGGTCTTTACTGTGTTGGCGATAGCTGCTTTCCAGGACAGGGCGTGATAGCTGTAGCTTTTTCAGGAGTAATGTGTGCTCATCGAGTAGCTGCTGATATTG GCATTGAGAAAAAGTCTCCTGTACTGGATGCTGCTCTCCTTCGGCTTCTTGGCTGGTTAAGGACCTTGGCATGA
- the LOC7488069 gene encoding ABC transporter G family member 22, translating to MEKENTSLARTRSEQLVETVAAAFKSPSNNEAIGVSDGSSGGTLSRKSSKRLMMAASPGRSTSGGNKNTHIRKSRSAQMKFDLDDVSSGAALSRASSASLGFSFSFTGFNMPPDEIADSKPFSDDDIPEDLEAGTRKPKFQTEPTLPIYLKFTDVTYKVIIKGMTSTEEKDILYGISGSVDPGEVLALMGPSGSGKTTLLNLIGGRLNQTTVGGSLTYNDQPYSKFLKSRIGFVTQDDVLFPHLTVKETLTYAALLRLPKTLTKEQKQKRAIDVIYELGLERCQDTMIGGSFVRGVSGGERKRVCIGNEIIINPSLLFLDEPTSGLDSTTALRIVQLLQDIAEGGKTVVTTIHQPSSRLFHKFDKLILLGKGSLLYFGKASEAMLYFSSIGCNPLIAMNPAEFLLDLANGNINDVSVPSELEDKVQIGNSEAETRNGKPSPAVVHEYLVEAYETRVADKEKKKLMVPIPLDEEVKSKVSSRKRQWGASWWEQYTILFCRGIKERRHDYFSWLRITQVLSTAIILGLLWWKSDSSSPKGLQDQAGLLFFIAVFWGFFPVFTAIFTFPQERAMLSKERAADMYRLSAYFLARTTSDLPLDLILPVLFLLVVYFMAGLRLSAAPFFLTMLTVFLCIVAAQGLGLAIGATLMDLKRATTLASVTVMTFMLAGGYFVKKVPVFVSWIRYMSFNYHTYKLLLKVQYEHMTPAINGIGIDGGLTEVSALVAMVFGYRLLAYISLRRMKLGA from the exons ATGGAGAAAGAGAACACATCCTTAGCGAGAACAAGATCGGAACAGTTGGTGGAGACAGTGGCAGCGGCGTTTAAATCTCCTTCGAACAACGAGGCAATCGGAGTTTCTGATGGCAGCAGTGGCGGGACACTCTCAAGGAAGTCTAGCAAGCGGCTGATGATGGCAGCCTCACCGGGACGCAGCACTTCGGGTGGTAACAAAAACACACACATTAGGAAGTCAAGGAGTGCACAAATGAAGTTTGACTTGGATGATGTCAGCAGTGGAGCAGCTCTAAGCCGAGCCTCTAGTGCCAGCTTGGgcttctctttctccttcacTGGCTTCAACATGCCACCTGATGAAATAGCGGACTCCAAGCCGTTTAGTGACGATGATATAC CGGAGGATCTTGAAGCTGGAACCAGGAAGCCGAAATTTCAAACTGAACCTACCTTGCCAATTTACCTAAAG TTCACAGATGTCACATATAAGGTGATTATCAAAGGAATGACCTCAACCGAGGAGAAGGATATCTTGTATGGAATCAGTGGTTCAGTAGATCCAGGGGAAGTTTTGGCGCTTATGGGACCTTCAGGAAGTGGAAAGACAACACTTCTGAATCTGATTGGCGGAAGGTTAAATCAGACCACTGTTGGTGGTTCACTCACTTACAATGACCAGCCATACTCCAAGTTTCTAAAAAGTAG GATAGGATTCGTGACACAAGACGACGTTCTGTTTCCTCACCTCACAGTGAAAGAAACATTGACATATGCGGCCCTCCTTCGATTGCCAAAGACAttgacaaaagaacaaaagcaaaaacGAGCCATTGATGTCATCTATGAGCTAGGCTTAGAGAG GTGCCAAGACACTATGATTGGAGGCTCATTTGTACGAGGTGTGTCAGGTGGGGAGAGGAAAAGAGTTTGCATTGGCAATGAGATTATAATCAATCCTTCACTCTTGTTCCTTGATGAACCAACCTCAGGATTGGATTCTACAACTGCTTTAAGGATAGTGCAGTTGTTACAAGATATAGCAGAG GGTGGGAAAACTGTGGTGACAACAATCCACCAGCCATCGAGTAGACTCTTCCACAAATTTGACAAGTTGATTCTTCTTGGGAAAGGGAGTTTGCTTTATTTTGGAAAAGCATCAGAAGCAATGCTGTATTTCTCATCTATAGGTTGCAACCCTCTTATTGCCATGAACCCAGCAGAGTTCTTGCTAGACCTTGCAAATGGCAATATAAATGATGTTTCTGTCCCATCTGAATTGGAGGATAAAGTGCAAATAGGGAATTCAGAGGCTGAAACGAGAAACGGGAAGCCATCTCCTGCGGTTGTTCATGAG TATCTCGTGGAGGCCTACGAGACTCGAGTTGCagacaaagagaagaagaaacttATGGTTCCTATACCCCTTGATGAAGAAGTGAAGTCAAAAGTATCTTCCCGGAAGCGACAATGGGGTGCAAGCTGGTGGGAACAATATACGATATTGTTCTGCAGAGGAATCAAAGAAAGGCGGCATGACTACTTTAGCTGGTTGCGAATCACCCAAGTCCTCTCTACTGCAATTATCTTGGGATTACTATGGTGGAAGTCAGATAGTAGTAGCCCTAAAGGTTTGCAAGATCAG GCAGGGCTGCTATTCTTCATTGCTGTTTTCTGGGGATTTTTTCCAGTATTCACAGCAATCTTCACATTTCCCCAAGAAAGAGCCATGTTGAGTAAAGAACGTGCAGCTGACATGTACAGACTAAGTGCATATTTTTTGGCGAGGACTACAAGTGACCTTCCACTTGATCTAATACTACCAGTACTTTTTCTTCTCGTCGTCTACTTCATGGCAGGCTTGAGATTGAGTGCTGCTCCCTTTTTCCTAACCATGCTCACGGTTTTTCTCTGCATTGTTGCTGCTCAG GGACTCGGACTAGCTATTGGGGCTACCCTGATGGACTTAAAGAGGGCCACAACTCTGGCTTCAGTTACTGTGATGACCTTCATGCTGGCTGGAGGGTATTTTGTGAAG AAAGTTCCAGTATTTGTATCTTGGATCCGCTATATGTCTTTCAACTACCACACCTATAAGCTGCTTCTCAAGGTTCAATATGAACATATGACACCGGCTATAAATGGTATTGGAATAGACGGTGGCTTGACGGAAGTTAGTGCCCTGGTGGCAATGGTTTTCGGCTACCGCCTCTTGGCTTATATTTCCTTGCGGAGAATGAAGCTTGGTGCGTAG
- the LOC7469925 gene encoding sucrose-phosphatase 1 isoform X2 has translation MMKRLNAPARLMIVSDLDHTMVDHHDPENMSLLRFNALWEACYRHDSLLVFSTGRSRTLYKQLRKEKPMLTPDITIMSVGTEITYGTSMVPDDGWVEVLNQKWDRNTVTEETSKFSELTLQSETEQRPHKVSFYVDKDKAQDVTKALSEIFAKRGVSNAQEELLQWHAENAKGNPKIIHATERCAAGIIQAIGHFNLGPNTSPRDITNFSDSELENVSASSEIVKFFLFYERWRRAEVENCEIYLASVKADCDASGILVHPSGAELPLCGAITGMRNYYGDKQGQQFRVWVDRVLSTQTGLDTWLVKFNKWELSGDEQQGCVITCIINMKKDGVSRATYMHVHETWLEGSGAKDQSTWLF, from the exons ATGATGAAGAGGCTCAATGCTCCTGCTCGCCTCATGATAGTTTCTGATCTTGATCATACAATG GTCGATCATCATGATCCGGAGAACATGTCTCTTCTTAGGTTCAATGCATTATGGGAGGCCTGTTATCGTCATGATTCTCTGCTAGTTTTCTCCACTGGAAGATCACGTACGCTTTACAAGCAGTTGAGAAAAGAGAAACCCATGTTAACACCTGATATAACCATAATGTCCGTGGGGACTGAGATCACGTATGGCACCTCTATGGTGCCTGATGATGGTTGGGTGGAAGTTTTGAATCAGAAATGGGATAGGAACACAGTCACCGAGGAAACGAGCAAGTTTTCAGAACTTACTCTTCAG TCAGAAACTGAGCAACGGCCTCACAAGGTCAGCTTTTATGTTGATAAAGACAAGGCTCAGGACGTGACAAAGGCCCTCTCAGAGATATTTGCAAAACGCGGG GTTAGCAATGCACAAGAAGAGTTGTTGCAGTGGCATGCTGAAAATGCTAAAGGcaatccaaaaataattcaTGCGACTGAGAGGTGTGCGGCTGGCATCATACAAGCCATTGGTCATTTTAACCTTGGTCCCAATACTTCTCCAAGAGATATAACCAACTTTTCAGACTCTGAGTTGGAAAATGTCAGTGCCAGTAGCGAAATAGTGAAGTTTTTCTTGTTCTATGAAAGATGGAGGCGTGCAGAGGTTGAGAACTGTGAGATATATTTGGCAAGCGTGAAAGCTGATTGT GATGCATCTGGTATTCTTGTCCATCCATCTGGTGCTGAACTTCCTCTTTGTGGTGCTATAACTGGAATGAGGAACTACTATGGTGACAAACAGGGCCAACAATTTCGGGTATGGGTGGATCGGGTACTATCTACACAGACTGGCCTGGATACATGGCTGGTAAAGTTCAACAAGTGGGAATTATCTG GTGATGAGCAGCAAGGTTGTGTGATCACATGTATAATAAACATGAAG AAGGACGGTGTTTCCAGGGCAACTTATATGCATGTGCATGAAACATGGCTGGAAGGATCAGGAGCTAAAGATCAATCAACCTGGCTGTTCTAG